A single region of the Acidobacteriaceae bacterium genome encodes:
- the sucB gene encoding 2-oxoglutarate dehydrogenase, E2 component, dihydrolipoamide succinyltransferase, giving the protein MPTDVVMPQMGESITEGTLTKWLKKPGDTVQRDEPLFEISTDKVDAEIPSPVAGTLGEIKVQEGATVGINTVVATINEDGVKSSAGAAAPASSGAVPTKEDTVTPGAVDTAVRDEEAEKEALAPASGNGAASAGPGTEVLMPQMGESITEGTITKWLKKVGDTVQRDEPIFEISTDKVDAEIPSPVAGTLTEIRAAEGSTVSINTVVAVIGGGAAAPAAKPSAPAAAPAKAPAAAPAPAAPAAAAASAGERPRSSPLVRKIATENNVDLSQVPGTGASGRITKQDITSHISGGGAAAAQPAAAAPAPAKPAAPTAPTYAPMPGELVPMSKMRAIIAKRMIESKHTSAHVHTVFKVDMTRIVKLREKEKNKYEQRNGVKLTYMPFITRAAVHALRKHPIVNAATQGEAILYNKNINIGIAVALEWGLIVPVIKQAEDKSFLGIARAIVDLADRARSKKLAPDDVAGGTFTLTNSGIFGEQFGTPIIAQPQSAILGIGGLNKEPMVLTDKDGNDSIAVRSIQRFTLGFDHRIIDGADAGKFMSDFKAYLENWSEDIG; this is encoded by the coding sequence ATGCCGACCGACGTAGTCATGCCCCAGATGGGCGAATCCATCACCGAAGGCACCCTCACCAAGTGGCTGAAGAAGCCCGGCGACACCGTCCAGCGCGACGAGCCGCTCTTCGAAATCTCCACCGACAAGGTCGACGCCGAGATCCCCTCGCCCGTCGCCGGCACGCTCGGCGAGATCAAGGTGCAGGAGGGCGCGACCGTCGGCATCAACACCGTCGTCGCCACAATTAATGAGGACGGGGTCAAGTCGTCGGCGGGCGCCGCTGCCCCCGCAAGCTCCGGCGCGGTTCCGACGAAGGAAGACACCGTCACCCCCGGCGCCGTCGACACCGCTGTTCGCGACGAAGAGGCGGAAAAAGAAGCGCTCGCTCCGGCCTCCGGCAACGGCGCTGCCTCTGCCGGCCCTGGCACCGAAGTCCTGATGCCGCAGATGGGCGAGTCCATCACCGAGGGCACCATCACCAAGTGGCTCAAGAAGGTCGGCGACACCGTCCAGCGCGACGAACCCATCTTCGAGATCTCCACCGACAAGGTCGACGCCGAGATTCCTTCGCCGGTCGCCGGCACCCTCACCGAGATCAGGGCCGCCGAAGGCTCTACGGTGAGCATCAACACCGTCGTCGCCGTCATCGGCGGAGGCGCCGCCGCTCCTGCCGCGAAGCCTTCAGCACCAGCAGCCGCTCCCGCGAAGGCGCCCGCAGCCGCACCAGCACCCGCTGCTCCGGCCGCCGCAGCAGCCTCAGCCGGCGAGCGCCCGCGCTCCTCGCCGCTGGTCCGCAAGATCGCCACCGAGAACAACGTCGACCTCTCGCAGGTTCCCGGTACCGGAGCCTCCGGCCGCATCACCAAGCAGGACATCACCTCGCACATCAGTGGTGGCGGCGCAGCCGCAGCCCAGCCAGCCGCTGCGGCACCCGCTCCCGCGAAACCCGCAGCTCCGACAGCCCCGACTTACGCGCCTATGCCCGGCGAGCTCGTCCCAATGTCGAAGATGCGCGCCATCATAGCCAAGCGCATGATCGAGTCCAAGCACACCAGCGCGCACGTCCACACCGTCTTCAAGGTGGACATGACACGCATTGTGAAGCTGCGCGAAAAAGAGAAGAACAAGTACGAGCAGCGCAACGGCGTGAAGCTCACGTACATGCCGTTCATCACGCGCGCCGCCGTGCACGCGCTCCGCAAGCACCCCATTGTCAACGCGGCCACGCAGGGCGAGGCAATCCTCTACAACAAGAACATCAACATCGGCATCGCCGTCGCGCTTGAGTGGGGACTCATCGTTCCCGTCATCAAGCAGGCGGAGGACAAGAGCTTCCTGGGCATCGCGCGCGCTATCGTCGACCTCGCCGACCGCGCACGCTCGAAGAAGCTCGCTCCCGATGACGTTGCTGGCGGCACGTTCACGCTGACCAACTCCGGTATCTTCGGCGAACAGTTTGGCACGCCCATCATCGCGCAGCCACAGTCGGCGATCCTCGGCATCGGCGGCCTCAACAAGGAGCCGATGGTCCTCACCGACAAGGACGGCAACGACAGCATCGCTGTTCGTTCCATCCAGCGCTTCACGCTCGGCTTCGACCACCGCATCATCGATGGCGCCGATGCCGGCAAGTTCATGAGCGACTTCAAGGCCTACCTCGAGAACTGGAGCGAGGACATCGGATAA
- the lipB gene encoding lipoyl(octanoyl) transferase LipB, whose protein sequence is MHLHLLQLGRIPYSEGLRIQAEVVAARKSGVIGDTLLLMEHPPVLTLGRNATRANIVASDELLARKGVEIVETNRGGEVTYHGPGQLVGYPIFDLRGDLPNKRGPFLGPVDFVRLMEEALILSCKDFGVPAQRICKRTGVWTYAGGSIQEKKIAAIGIHVSNAITSHGFALNVTTDLRDFNWIVPCGIADRGVTSLELESPQDPPPTLAQASNSIAAKFGHVFHRQVLASNSLDELLATGAAASVR, encoded by the coding sequence ATGCACCTTCATCTTCTCCAACTCGGCCGCATCCCCTATTCGGAGGGACTCCGTATTCAAGCCGAGGTCGTCGCCGCACGCAAATCCGGCGTCATCGGCGACACGCTGCTCCTCATGGAGCACCCGCCAGTCCTCACGCTCGGCCGCAACGCCACGCGCGCCAACATCGTCGCGAGCGACGAACTCCTTGCGCGCAAAGGCGTCGAGATCGTCGAGACCAACCGTGGCGGCGAGGTTACCTACCACGGCCCCGGCCAGCTCGTCGGCTATCCCATCTTCGACCTGCGCGGCGACCTGCCCAACAAGCGCGGCCCGTTCCTCGGCCCCGTCGACTTTGTCCGCCTCATGGAAGAGGCGCTCATCCTCTCCTGCAAAGACTTCGGCGTTCCCGCGCAGCGCATCTGCAAGCGTACCGGCGTGTGGACCTACGCGGGCGGCTCGATACAGGAGAAGAAGATCGCTGCCATCGGCATTCACGTTTCGAACGCCATCACGTCGCACGGCTTCGCGCTCAACGTCACGACCGACCTGCGCGACTTCAACTGGATCGTGCCTTGCGGCATTGCCGATCGCGGCGTCACTTCGCTCGAGTTGGAATCGCCACAAGACCCTCCGCCCACGCTCGCGCAGGCTTCGAACTCTATCGCCGCCAAGTTCGGCCACGTCTTCCATCGTCAGGTGCTCGCATCCAACTCTCTCGACGAGCTGCTTGCGACCGGAGCTGCCGCGTCAGTTCGCTAA
- the lpdA gene encoding dihydrolipoyl dehydrogenase has translation MATETTYDLAVLGGGPAGYTCAIRAAQLGLKVALIEKTDKLGGTCLHWGCIPTKSLLFSAEVWDHLKAANELGIENVDKPTLNWDNLLKRKDKVVSTHTKGLDFLMRKNKITVVRGHGRLTGAANGGVFTVQVTDEDKGKPRDLQAEGFTQQTKAEVKAKKVVLAMGSDARMLPGYQADDTILTNMQILTLPKMPKSLVVIGSGAVGVEFASVFKSFGADVTVLEALPRVVPVEDEDVSKELTRQYKKRGIEISTGCKVEKIEKTKNGAKVSWTDPSSKAQTKEVEKVLVAVGRAPRTYDAGLDKVNLQLDRGFVTVNEWMETSVPGLYAIGDIVGGLPQLAHVGAMAGIVVASKLAGKYARPVRKDRTPGCTYCDPQIASVGLTEAQAKEKGYQVKVGKFPFVGNSKATIVDAHDGFVKVVSDAKYGEILGVHIIGPQATELIAEAVTAMELEATVEEMMFTIHAHPTLYESLLDGFAAVENMAINV, from the coding sequence TTGGCAACTGAGACAACCTATGACCTCGCGGTCCTCGGCGGCGGACCCGCTGGATACACCTGCGCCATCCGCGCCGCACAACTCGGCCTCAAGGTCGCGCTGATTGAAAAGACCGACAAGCTCGGCGGCACCTGCCTGCACTGGGGCTGCATTCCCACCAAGTCGCTGCTCTTCTCCGCCGAAGTGTGGGACCACCTGAAGGCCGCCAATGAACTCGGCATCGAGAATGTCGACAAGCCCACGCTGAACTGGGACAACCTGCTGAAGCGGAAGGACAAGGTGGTCTCGACACACACCAAGGGTCTCGACTTCCTGATGCGGAAGAACAAGATCACGGTCGTGCGCGGACACGGCCGACTCACCGGCGCGGCAAATGGCGGCGTCTTCACCGTCCAGGTCACTGACGAGGACAAGGGCAAGCCGCGCGACCTGCAGGCCGAAGGCTTCACGCAGCAGACCAAAGCCGAAGTGAAGGCCAAGAAGGTCGTGCTCGCGATGGGCTCCGACGCGCGCATGCTGCCGGGCTACCAGGCCGACGACACGATCCTCACCAACATGCAGATCCTCACGCTGCCGAAGATGCCCAAGTCGCTCGTCGTCATCGGCTCAGGCGCTGTCGGCGTCGAGTTTGCCTCCGTCTTCAAGAGCTTCGGCGCAGATGTGACCGTGCTCGAAGCACTGCCGCGCGTGGTTCCCGTCGAGGACGAAGACGTCTCCAAGGAGCTCACGCGCCAGTACAAGAAGCGCGGCATCGAGATCTCGACCGGCTGCAAGGTTGAGAAGATCGAGAAAACGAAAAACGGCGCGAAGGTTTCGTGGACGGATCCGAGCAGTAAGGCGCAGACCAAGGAAGTAGAAAAAGTTCTCGTCGCCGTCGGCCGCGCACCGCGCACCTATGATGCCGGCCTCGACAAGGTAAATCTCCAGCTCGACCGCGGCTTCGTCACGGTGAACGAGTGGATGGAAACCTCGGTCCCCGGCCTCTACGCCATCGGCGACATCGTCGGCGGGCTGCCGCAGCTTGCGCACGTCGGCGCGATGGCCGGCATCGTCGTTGCGTCGAAGCTCGCGGGCAAGTACGCGCGGCCGGTCCGCAAAGACCGCACGCCCGGTTGCACCTACTGCGACCCGCAGATCGCCAGCGTCGGCCTCACCGAGGCACAGGCCAAGGAGAAGGGCTACCAGGTCAAGGTCGGCAAGTTCCCGTTCGTCGGCAACTCCAAGGCCACGATCGTCGACGCGCACGACGGCTTCGTGAAGGTTGTCTCCGACGCGAAGTACGGCGAGATCCTCGGCGTGCACATCATCGGCCCGCAGGCGACCGAGCTCATCGCCGAAGCAGTCACCGCGATGGAGCTTGAAGCCACGGTCGAAGAGATGATGTTCACCATCCACGCCCACCCCACGCTCTACGAGTCGTTGCTCGACGGCTTCGCCGCCGTGGAGAACATGGCGATCAACGTCTAA
- a CDS encoding lysozyme codes for MNDYEYSSAGLALTRSFEGLRLTAYQDSAGVWTIGFGHTGSEVRAGQHINEAEAEALLRADLDASVKCVRQAVKVPLTQHQFDALADFCFNAGRGSFLGSTLLHDVNRCNFASAAAQFGLWVHAGGRVIPGLVRRRAAEAALFSGQGNCTPSTEVAVAEPGSALAPNGGVTIA; via the coding sequence ATGAACGACTATGAATATTCGAGCGCGGGGCTGGCGCTGACGCGCAGCTTCGAGGGGCTGCGACTCACGGCCTACCAGGATTCGGCCGGCGTGTGGACGATCGGCTTCGGACACACGGGGTCCGAGGTGCGCGCGGGACAACATATTAATGAGGCCGAGGCCGAAGCGCTGCTGCGGGCCGACCTGGACGCATCGGTCAAATGCGTGCGGCAGGCCGTAAAGGTGCCGCTCACGCAGCACCAGTTCGATGCGCTGGCGGACTTCTGCTTCAACGCCGGGCGCGGCAGCTTCCTCGGGTCCACGCTGCTGCACGACGTGAACCGCTGCAACTTCGCCAGCGCCGCAGCACAATTTGGCCTGTGGGTGCATGCGGGTGGGCGCGTGATTCCCGGCCTGGTGCGACGGCGCGCGGCGGAGGCTGCACTGTTTTCGGGGCAAGGGAATTGCACTCCTTCCACAGAGGTGGCAGTGGCAGAACCCGGATCGGCACTGGCCCCGAACGGTGGAGTGACGATAGCCTGA
- a CDS encoding DUF5715 family protein — translation MQSSLLRPLAIFFVIALVLAATVCPAAEAASRERLVRHSRSSAPPHVLMHSYAVSRHGTKSRAASSHRSSRHEAVEVSARRAPRAPKIRNAVADRMTGRRLRRSVALRNAHPLRESVVVRHPEPLARPVPTANSLVEAASGSPAGPLNPAEAPHVSAPDIPTGSAANDMAQAAIQPRVTPMYTRTGRLIVPPPLRGSREILVHQNQMADAAGLERIENDEELDRLRYSHQLIEVAGSPALHVNPELPENRRFARPWTAKFASDIARAYYARFGQPLELNSAVRTISYQLRLQHVNGNAAAIEGETASPHLTGQAIDFGKKGMTVAQIAWMRLYLAPLMNAGMIDVEEEFQQACFHISVYRKYTGGSTADLAQAQSHTGVNN, via the coding sequence GTGCAGTCTTCTCTGCTTCGTCCGCTCGCGATCTTCTTTGTGATCGCACTTGTTCTCGCCGCGACAGTATGTCCGGCGGCCGAAGCGGCCTCGCGCGAGCGGCTGGTGCGACATTCGCGCTCGAGTGCGCCGCCTCATGTGTTGATGCATTCGTATGCGGTGTCCCGGCATGGAACGAAGTCGCGCGCGGCGAGTTCACATCGCTCCAGCCGGCATGAGGCTGTCGAAGTCTCGGCCCGGCGAGCTCCGCGTGCACCGAAGATCCGCAACGCTGTGGCTGACCGGATGACGGGTCGGCGGTTGCGGCGTTCGGTCGCGCTGCGCAATGCTCACCCGTTACGAGAGAGCGTTGTTGTGCGGCACCCGGAACCGCTAGCGCGGCCGGTGCCAACAGCGAACAGTTTGGTAGAGGCAGCATCTGGCAGTCCGGCAGGTCCGTTGAATCCGGCGGAAGCACCGCATGTTTCCGCGCCTGACATCCCTACCGGAAGCGCTGCAAACGATATGGCACAGGCTGCGATTCAGCCGCGCGTGACTCCGATGTACACCCGCACGGGACGGCTGATTGTTCCGCCGCCGCTGCGTGGATCGCGCGAGATCCTTGTGCACCAGAACCAGATGGCGGATGCCGCCGGGCTGGAGCGCATCGAGAATGATGAAGAGCTTGACCGGCTGCGCTACTCGCATCAGCTGATTGAGGTCGCGGGATCTCCGGCCTTGCACGTGAATCCGGAGCTTCCGGAGAACCGCCGCTTTGCGCGGCCATGGACGGCGAAGTTTGCGAGCGACATTGCGCGCGCCTATTATGCGCGATTTGGCCAGCCGCTGGAATTGAACTCGGCGGTGCGCACGATCTCTTATCAGCTTCGGCTGCAGCACGTGAACGGCAATGCGGCCGCGATCGAAGGAGAAACTGCATCACCGCATTTGACCGGCCAGGCGATTGACTTCGGAAAGAAGGGCATGACAGTAGCGCAGATCGCGTGGATGCGGTTGTATCTCGCGCCGCTGATGAACGCGGGTATGATCGACGTGGAAGAGGAATTCCAGCAGGCGTGCTTCCACATCAGCGTCTATCGCAAATACACGGGCGGATCGACCGCGGACCTGGCGCAGGCGCAGTCGCACACCGGGGTCAATAACTAA
- a CDS encoding DUF6496 domain-containing protein, translating to MATKKSSSKKKSSGRKASAKKSSSKKKSSRSTKQSGPKKSSAKKSSAKKSSSKKSSSKKSSGRKYSKGAGKQVKREMHEMHQGKLKSGRSGKKVTNPKQAIAIGLSEARKKGAKVPDNPNK from the coding sequence ATGGCAACCAAGAAATCCAGCAGCAAGAAGAAATCCTCGGGCCGCAAAGCCTCAGCCAAGAAGTCCTCCAGCAAGAAGAAGAGCAGTCGAAGTACTAAGCAGTCGGGCCCCAAAAAGAGCTCCGCGAAAAAGTCTTCTGCGAAGAAATCCTCTTCGAAGAAGAGTTCCTCGAAGAAGAGCTCTGGCCGCAAGTACTCGAAAGGCGCTGGCAAACAGGTGAAGCGCGAGATGCACGAGATGCATCAGGGCAAGCTGAAGAGCGGCCGCAGCGGCAAGAAGGTCACGAATCCGAAACAGGCCATTGCAATCGGACTTTCGGAAGCTCGCAAAAAAGGCGCGAAGGTTCCGGACAATCCGAACAAGTAA
- a CDS encoding carboxypeptidase-like regulatory domain-containing protein gives MTHRVLGALCFVAIFGCVDIAAAGAQNNEALGAVTGHVQCSDTQQPARLAHVVLQPVVDLNSPVLRKDDRGYHPEGTFQLQTVSLDGSFTIPAVPPGRYYVIAEQDGYITPLALFTRAQLNDPDEALKQKIARYMTTISVTAGHTTQADVTVIRGAVIAGMVRFEDGSPGINVGVQLLQRSDKGEWQTVRTGRLASHGMGGTSYTNDQGAYRFSGLAAGEYMVRANVELNKVTVSYIFASGGSTGYGDGYHLRVYPGDAFRPGDAKPVKVEEGEDATSVDVDIPLSKLYTLSGTVIQPNSELPVNSARLTLVFADTGEELTFTDVESDDGSFRFDFVPGGNYILRATNIANVERTDVPNCKGCIPPTHLELKGLATFGDASLPIQLTSDQSAVVVQATQSKKTATAPAQ, from the coding sequence ATGACTCACCGGGTCCTCGGCGCGCTCTGTTTTGTTGCAATCTTTGGCTGCGTTGATATCGCTGCGGCGGGCGCGCAGAACAACGAGGCGCTCGGCGCTGTCACGGGCCACGTCCAGTGTTCGGACACACAGCAGCCCGCGCGGCTGGCGCACGTTGTGCTTCAACCGGTCGTGGACCTAAACTCGCCGGTGCTCAGGAAGGACGACCGTGGGTATCACCCCGAAGGAACTTTTCAGCTGCAGACCGTGAGCCTCGACGGTTCGTTTACCATTCCCGCGGTACCGCCGGGTCGTTACTATGTGATCGCGGAGCAGGATGGCTATATTACCCCGCTCGCACTGTTTACGCGTGCGCAACTCAACGATCCGGACGAGGCGCTGAAGCAGAAGATAGCGCGCTACATGACAACGATCTCGGTCACGGCCGGGCACACCACTCAGGCCGATGTCACGGTTATTCGCGGTGCTGTCATCGCCGGAATGGTGCGCTTTGAGGATGGATCACCAGGCATCAATGTCGGGGTGCAGCTATTGCAGCGCAGTGACAAGGGTGAATGGCAGACTGTGCGTACTGGAAGACTCGCCAGTCACGGCATGGGTGGCACGAGCTATACGAATGACCAGGGAGCGTATCGCTTCAGCGGACTTGCAGCTGGTGAGTACATGGTGCGTGCCAATGTCGAGCTGAACAAGGTTACTGTCAGTTACATCTTTGCCTCCGGCGGCAGTACAGGCTACGGTGATGGCTATCATCTCCGTGTCTATCCCGGCGACGCGTTTCGTCCTGGCGACGCCAAGCCGGTGAAGGTCGAGGAGGGCGAAGACGCGACAAGTGTCGACGTTGATATACCGCTGTCGAAGCTATACACGCTCAGCGGAACCGTGATTCAACCGAACTCCGAGTTGCCTGTGAACTCGGCCCGCCTGACGCTTGTATTTGCCGATACGGGCGAGGAACTCACGTTCACGGACGTGGAGTCTGACGACGGGAGCTTTCGCTTTGACTTTGTACCGGGGGGTAACTACATCTTGCGCGCAACCAATATTGCGAACGTTGAGCGCACTGACGTGCCCAATTGCAAGGGTTGCATTCCGCCAACACACCTGGAGCTGAAGGGTCTCGCCACATTTGGCGATGCGTCTCTTCCGATTCAACTGACCAGTGACCAGAGCGCTGTGGTGGTACAGGCGACACAATCAAAGAAAACGGCAACCGCGCCTGCTCAGTAA
- the gatB gene encoding Asp-tRNA(Asn)/Glu-tRNA(Gln) amidotransferase subunit GatB, protein MPALAGLAPEVIAKYQPVIGLEVHVQLLTKTKAFCGCKNEYGGEPNTHICPVCLGLPGALPVLNRQAVEFATLAAEALGCTINTRSIFARKNYFYPDLPKGYQISQFDKPLAEHGSLTVPDADGNPKRIGITRLHMEEDAGKSLHDGFADSGTRTYIDLNRCGTPLIEIVSEPDIRTPDEAFEYLTRLKEILLYTGVSDCNMEEGSLRCDANVSVMPKGSDKFGTKAEVKNVNSFRYIRAALEYEIERQIGVIEEGGRVVQESRLWNNAEGRTYSMRSKEQAHDYRYFPEPDLPALIVGDAWKKDILAGMPELPEARRARLTTEFGLSAQDAATLTTDRELGDLFEQAAKRAKSPRRVASILLSEITMRLRAADITLDKSPISLDGVVLAADLTEGGAISSKQLKQLLDTCFAEGRDFAFVYDRDKPQQITDSSAIEKMIDEVIAANPAQVAQFKGGKRTVAAFFVGQVMKLSKGQANPALLNELVVKKLDA, encoded by the coding sequence ATGCCCGCTCTTGCCGGTCTCGCGCCCGAGGTGATTGCCAAATACCAACCCGTGATTGGTCTTGAGGTCCACGTCCAACTGCTGACGAAGACCAAGGCCTTCTGCGGCTGCAAGAACGAGTACGGCGGCGAGCCCAACACGCACATCTGCCCGGTCTGCCTGGGTCTGCCCGGCGCTCTGCCCGTGCTCAACCGCCAGGCAGTCGAGTTCGCGACGCTCGCGGCCGAAGCGCTTGGCTGCACCATCAACACACGCAGCATCTTCGCGCGCAAGAACTACTTCTACCCCGACCTGCCCAAGGGCTATCAAATATCGCAGTTCGATAAACCACTCGCCGAACATGGCTCACTGACTGTGCCTGACGCTGATGGCAATCCGAAACGAATCGGCATCACGCGTCTGCACATGGAAGAGGACGCCGGCAAGAGCCTGCATGACGGCTTCGCGGACTCCGGCACACGCACCTACATCGACCTCAACCGCTGTGGCACGCCACTCATCGAGATCGTCTCCGAGCCCGACATCCGCACGCCCGACGAAGCCTTCGAGTACCTCACGCGCCTGAAGGAAATCCTGCTTTACACCGGCGTCAGCGATTGCAACATGGAAGAGGGCTCGCTGCGCTGCGACGCCAACGTCAGCGTGATGCCCAAGGGCTCTGACAAATTCGGCACCAAGGCTGAGGTCAAGAACGTCAACAGCTTCCGCTACATCCGCGCCGCGCTGGAGTACGAGATCGAGCGGCAGATCGGCGTGATTGAGGAGGGCGGCCGCGTCGTGCAGGAGTCGCGCCTCTGGAACAATGCCGAGGGCCGCACGTATTCCATGCGCTCGAAAGAGCAGGCGCACGACTACCGCTATTTCCCGGAGCCTGATCTTCCGGCGCTGATCGTCGGCGATGCATGGAAGAAGGACATCCTCGCTGGAATGCCGGAGCTGCCGGAGGCACGCCGCGCGCGTCTCACAACTGAGTTCGGCTTGAGCGCACAGGATGCCGCAACGCTTACAACAGACCGCGAACTCGGCGATTTGTTTGAGCAGGCCGCCAAGCGCGCGAAGTCACCCAGGCGCGTCGCGTCCATCCTGCTGAGCGAGATCACCATGCGTCTCCGCGCAGCCGACATCACGCTCGATAAGAGTCCCATTTCGCTCGACGGTGTCGTGCTCGCCGCCGACCTCACCGAAGGCGGCGCCATCAGCTCGAAGCAGCTCAAGCAGCTCCTCGACACCTGTTTTGCCGAGGGCCGCGACTTCGCCTTTGTCTACGACCGCGACAAGCCGCAGCAGATCACCGACAGCTCCGCCATCGAGAAGATGATCGACGAGGTCATCGCCGCGAACCCCGCGCAGGTTGCGCAGTTCAAGGGCGGCAAGCGCACCGTGGCAGCGTTCTTCGTCGGCCAGGTGATGAAGCTCTCGAAGGGCCAAGCGAACCCGGCGCTGCTCAATGAGCTCGTCGTAAAGAAGCTCGACGCATAG